A stretch of Chaetodon auriga isolate fChaAug3 chromosome 21, fChaAug3.hap1, whole genome shotgun sequence DNA encodes these proteins:
- the gpr141 gene encoding putative G-protein coupled receptor 141: protein MTSTVTQDTQSTAMSYMMTTSSLLRTSKPPDDNKNTEEYHTVLLAIYSVVLLSGTISLSLMMHIMKSSTTSITSIAVLNLIFAHFIFLLTVPFRIYYYATNHWSLGLGWCKVVSGMIHIHMYMSFVFYVIILITRLMTFYHKTAWVASFQRIHALLLSAVVWMVVLVMVPCIIYFSYGITKEEKSLNNSTTCFKFGKNIESAAKVFNYIISTLIIVVATGLTALQANVLRVLYRKDRRRCTSQQDFGAQLKSLFFALIMVVCFIPYHLFRLNYLEHIELQNVNEVFLSLTTFNCLDMLTFLGRRTCSMCFPGKAS from the coding sequence ATGACTTCCACGGTAACCCAAGACACACAATCCACGGCCATGAGCTACATGATGACCACGAGCTCCTTACTCAGAACCTCAAAGCCACCAGATGATAACAAAAATACTGAAGAGTACCACACAGTCCTCCTGGCCATCTACTCCGTGGTTCTGCTCAGCGGTACCATCAGCCTGAGCCTGATGATGCACATCATGAAGTCCAGCACGACATCCATCACCTCCATCGCCGTACTCAACCTCATCTTCGCCCACTTCATCTTCCTTCTGACTGTCCCCTTCAGGATTTACTACTACGCGACAAACCACTGGAGCCTGGGCCTCGGGTGGTGTAAAGTGGTCAGCGGCATGATCCACATCCACATGTACATGTCTTTTGTCTTCTATGTGATCATCCTCATCACGCGCCTGATGACGTTCTACCACAAAACTGCGTGGGTGGCCTCCTTCCAGAGGATTCATGCACTCCTGCTCAGTGCTGTAGTGTGGATGGTGGTGCTGGTCATGGTCCCTTGCATTATCTATTTCTCCTATGGCATaaccaaagaggaaaagagctTGAACAATAGCACCACTTGCTTCAAGTTTGGCAAAAACATAGAGTCTGCTGCCAAGGTGTTCAACTACATCATAAGTACGCTGATCATAGTGGTGGCCACGGGGCTGACAGCCCTCCAGGCCAATGTCCTGAGGGTGTTATACAGGAAGGATCGCCGGAGATGCACCTCTCAGCAAGACTTCGGGGCTCAGCTGAAGAGTCTGTTCTTCGCTCTCATCATGGTGGTGTGCTTCATCCCCTACCACCTGTTCAGGCTGAATTACTTGGAGCACATTGAACTGCAGAATGTCAACGAGGTGTTTTTGAGTTTGACCACTTTCAACTGTTTGGACATGCTCACCTTCCTGGGGAGGAGAACCTGCTCCATGTGCTTTCCGGGAAAGGCTAGTTGA
- the hnf4g gene encoding hepatocyte nuclear factor 4-gamma, translating to MKYPPASQSKSLLDMEVANYCEGLDPSYSTLGFENAEVLYGGGDSMPTEPSLPGPDGVSGNCAICGDKATGKHYGAFSCDGCKGFFRRSIRKSHVYTCRFSRQCVVDKDKRNQCRFCRLNKCFRVGMKKEAVQNERDRISSRRNIADAQDLPPITILAQAESLSQQITAPVGVADISEQKSATVGDVCDSMRQQLLVLVEWAKYIPAFGELLLDDQVSLLRAHAGEHLLLGVAKRSMPFKDFLLLGNGCVIHRNSPEPEICRVANRVLDELVQPFQDIQIDENEYAALKAIVFFDPDAKSLRDPSKIKAMRLQVQMSLEDYINDRQYDSRGRFGELLLLLPTLQSITWQMIEQLQFIKLCGLAKIDNLLHEMLLGGLTSEPTHLHHPAHTQLAQDPLTGHTLVISTMPVAHTPLIASPDTPIPSPPQGPAPEKYKHFPQPVCPPASPSASTQTDP from the exons ATGAAGTATCCCCCTGCTTCTCAGAGTAAATCTCTGTTAGATATGGAAGTAGCCAACTATTGTGAAGGCCTGGATCCCTCTTACAGCACACTGGGCTTTGAGAATGCAGAGGTGCTCtatggaggaggag ACAGCATGCCGACAGAGCCGAGCCTGCCCGGTCCAGACGGGGTGAGCGGTAACTGTGCCATCTGTGGAGACAAAGCCACAGGGAAACACTATGGAGCCTTCAGCTGTGACGGCTGTAAAGGCTTCTTCAGACGCTCCATACGCAAGAGCCATGTCTACACCTGCAG GTTCAGCAGACAGTGCGTTGTGGACAAAGATAAGAGGAACCAGTGTCGTTTCTGCAGACTCAACAAATGCTTCAGAGTTGGCATGAAAAAAGAAG CTGTACAGAACGAAAGAGATCGGATCAGCTCCAGAAGAAATATCGCTGATGCACAAGACTTGCCACCCATCACGATTTTGGCTCAAGCAGAATCACTTTCCCAACAG ATCACTGCTCCAGTTGGAGTTGCAGACATATCAGAGCAGAAGTCGGCCACTGTTGGGGATGTTTGTGATTCTATGAGACAGCAGCTATTGGTGTTGGTGGAATGGGCCAAATATATTCCTGCCTTTGGAGAACTGCTGCTGGACGACCAG gtgAGCTTGCTCAGGGCTCATGCAGGTGAACACCTCTTGCTTGGAGTCGCCAAAAGGTCAATGCCTTTCAAGGACTTCCTGCTTTTAG GTAATGGCTGTGTGATCCACAGGAACAGTCCTGAACCGGAGATCTGTCGGGTAGCCAACCGAGTGCTGGACGAGCTGGTTCAGCCCTTCCAGGATATTCAAATAGACGAAAATGAATATGCAGCACTCAAGGCCATTGTCTTCTTTGACCCAG ATGCAAAGTCTTTACGGGACCCATCGAAGATCAAGGCCATGCGTCTGCAG GTCCAGATGAGTCTGGAGGACTACATTAATGACCGTCAGTATGACTCCAGGGGTCGTTTTGGAGAGCTGTTACTCCTGCTGCCCACCCTGCAGAGCATCACCTGGCAGATGATTGAACAGCTCCAGTTCATTAAGCTCTGTGGCCTGGCAAAGATAGACAACCTGCTGCACGAGATGCTGCTGGGAG GCCTTACTTCAGAGCCCACACACCTGCACCACCCAGCACACACCCAGCTGGCCCAGGACCCTCTGACTGGACACACACTGGTCATCAGCACCATGCCTGTTGCTCACACTCCACTAATAG CCTCTCCCGACACTCCCATCCCATCGCCCCCTCAGGGTCCAGCCCCAGAGAAGTACAAACACTTTCCCCAGCCTGTTTGTCCTCCGGCCAGTCCCTCGGCATCCACACAGACAGATCCCTGA